One stretch of Amycolatopsis sp. NBC_00345 DNA includes these proteins:
- a CDS encoding fatty acid desaturase family protein — protein MTGLQDRLTPEQVEEFGRELDALRQRIVDDLGETDVEYIRNIIKTQRALEVTGRGLLFAGFLPPAWLAGVAALSLAKILDNMEIGHNVMHGQYDWTRIPELSSQRFEWDTVAPAENWRHSHNYIHHTFTNIIDKDRDVGYGVLRMDTAQKWHPYYLGNPVYATLLAMFFQWGVMFHDLEIERVVKGERSWAENVPVLRKIVRKAARQVGKDYLLFPALTGPLAPLTLLGNASANLVRNLWAFSIIFCGHFPADVESFTEEETENESRGQWYLRQILGSANISGSPLFHLLSGNLSHQIEHHLFPDIPARRYPQIAGEVRDICERYGLPYHTGPLHRQLWSVAKKIVKLALPDRIGQPTPPADSLNHDKRLRAA, from the coding sequence ATGACCGGTCTTCAGGACCGCCTGACCCCGGAACAGGTCGAGGAGTTCGGCCGCGAGCTCGACGCGCTCCGCCAGCGGATCGTCGACGACCTCGGCGAGACCGACGTCGAGTACATCCGGAACATCATCAAGACCCAGCGCGCGCTCGAGGTCACCGGCCGCGGGCTGCTGTTCGCCGGGTTCCTGCCGCCCGCGTGGCTGGCCGGCGTCGCCGCGCTGTCGCTGGCCAAGATCCTGGACAACATGGAGATCGGCCACAACGTGATGCACGGCCAGTACGACTGGACGCGCATCCCGGAGCTGAGCTCGCAGCGCTTCGAGTGGGACACCGTGGCGCCCGCCGAGAACTGGCGGCACTCCCACAACTACATCCACCACACGTTCACGAACATCATCGACAAGGACCGGGACGTCGGCTACGGCGTGCTGCGGATGGACACCGCGCAGAAGTGGCACCCGTACTACCTGGGCAACCCGGTGTACGCCACGCTGCTCGCCATGTTCTTCCAGTGGGGCGTGATGTTCCACGACCTCGAGATCGAGCGGGTCGTCAAGGGCGAGCGGAGCTGGGCCGAGAACGTGCCGGTGCTGCGCAAGATCGTGCGCAAGGCGGCCCGGCAGGTCGGCAAGGACTACCTGCTGTTCCCCGCGCTGACCGGCCCGCTCGCGCCGCTGACCTTGCTGGGCAACGCGAGCGCGAACCTGGTCCGCAACCTCTGGGCGTTCTCGATCATCTTCTGCGGCCACTTCCCCGCCGACGTCGAGAGCTTCACCGAGGAGGAGACCGAGAACGAGTCGCGCGGCCAGTGGTACCTGCGCCAGATCCTCGGCTCGGCGAACATCAGCGGCAGTCCGCTGTTCCACCTGCTGTCCGGCAACCTCTCGCACCAGATCGAGCACCACCTGTTCCCGGACATCCCGGCGCGGCGCTACCCGCAGATCGCCGGCGAGGTGCGGGACATCTGCGAGCGCTACGGCCTGCCGTACCACACCGGCCCGCTGCACCGGCAGCTGTGGTCGGTGGCGAAGAAGATCGTGAAACTGGCGCTGCCGGACAGGATCGGGCAGCCGACCCCGCCTGCGGATAGCCTGAACCACGACAAACGACTCCGAGCAGCTTAG
- a CDS encoding proline--tRNA ligase yields the protein MITRMSSLFLRTLREDPADAEVPSHRLLVRAGYVRRVAPGGYTWLPLGLRVLRRIEHVVREEMNQMGAQEIQFPALLPKEPYEATGRWTEYGDNLFRLKDRKGADYLLGPTHEELFALTVKGEFNSYKDYPVTLYQIQTKYRDEARPRAGILRGREFVMKDSYSFDLDDAGLERSYQAHRDVYTRLFDRLGLEYVIVAATSGAMGGSASEEFLAVAETGEDTYVRSTESGYAANVEAVVTPAPPAKPIEGLPAAQVHHTPNTPTIESLVAFFNAAGLGREFTAADTLKNVMLKTRQPGAKEWELLGVGLPGDREVDMKRLEASLEPAEVELLEEADFKKNPFLTKGYIGPKSLKENGVRYLVDPRVVEGTAWLTGADQADHHVLDLVMGRDFTADGTIEAAEVREGDASPDGQGTLVAARGIEIGHIFQLGRKYTDTFSLDALGPDSKPIRITMGSYGLGVSRLVAVLAEQNFDKDGLVWPREVSPFDVHVVIAGKDETIAAGAEKLAADLDSAGIEVLLDDRKSSPGVKFADAELVGVPTILVVGRGLANGLVEVKDRRTGEREEIAVDSVVDHLVKLVRS from the coding sequence GTGATCACCAGGATGTCGTCGTTGTTCCTCCGCACCCTGCGTGAGGACCCGGCGGACGCCGAGGTACCCAGCCACCGGCTGCTGGTACGCGCCGGCTACGTCCGCCGGGTCGCCCCGGGTGGTTACACGTGGCTGCCGCTGGGGCTGCGCGTGCTGCGCCGCATCGAGCACGTGGTGCGCGAAGAGATGAACCAGATGGGCGCGCAGGAGATCCAGTTCCCCGCGCTGCTGCCGAAGGAGCCCTACGAGGCCACCGGCCGCTGGACCGAGTACGGCGACAACCTGTTCCGCCTCAAGGACCGCAAGGGCGCCGACTACCTGCTCGGCCCCACGCACGAGGAGCTGTTCGCGCTCACGGTGAAGGGCGAGTTCAACTCCTACAAGGATTATCCCGTCACGCTGTACCAGATCCAGACCAAGTACCGCGACGAGGCGCGCCCCCGCGCCGGGATCCTGCGCGGCCGTGAGTTCGTCATGAAGGACTCCTACTCCTTCGACCTCGACGACGCCGGGCTGGAGCGCTCCTACCAGGCGCACCGCGACGTCTACACCCGGCTGTTCGACCGCCTCGGCCTCGAGTACGTCATCGTGGCGGCCACGTCGGGCGCCATGGGCGGCTCGGCGTCGGAGGAGTTCCTCGCCGTCGCCGAGACGGGGGAGGACACCTACGTCCGCAGCACGGAATCCGGCTACGCGGCCAACGTCGAGGCCGTCGTCACGCCCGCGCCCCCCGCGAAGCCGATCGAGGGCCTGCCCGCCGCGCAGGTGCACCACACGCCGAACACGCCGACCATCGAGTCGCTCGTGGCGTTCTTCAACGCCGCCGGGCTCGGGCGCGAGTTCACCGCCGCGGACACGCTGAAGAACGTCATGCTCAAGACGCGCCAGCCCGGCGCGAAGGAGTGGGAGCTGCTCGGCGTGGGCCTGCCGGGCGACCGCGAGGTGGACATGAAGCGCCTCGAAGCGTCGCTGGAGCCCGCCGAGGTCGAGCTGCTCGAAGAGGCGGACTTCAAGAAGAACCCGTTCCTCACCAAGGGATACATCGGGCCGAAGTCGCTCAAGGAGAACGGCGTCCGCTACCTCGTCGACCCCCGCGTGGTCGAGGGGACGGCCTGGCTGACCGGCGCCGACCAGGCCGACCACCACGTCCTCGACCTGGTGATGGGCCGCGACTTCACGGCCGACGGCACGATCGAGGCCGCCGAGGTCCGCGAGGGCGACGCGTCGCCCGACGGCCAGGGCACCCTGGTCGCCGCGCGCGGCATCGAGATCGGCCACATCTTCCAGCTGGGCCGCAAGTACACCGACACCTTCAGCCTCGACGCGCTCGGCCCCGACTCCAAGCCGATCCGCATCACGATGGGCTCGTACGGGCTGGGCGTCTCGCGCCTCGTCGCAGTGCTCGCCGAGCAGAACTTCGACAAGGACGGCCTGGTCTGGCCGCGCGAGGTGTCGCCGTTCGACGTGCACGTGGTCATCGCGGGCAAGGACGAGACCATCGCGGCCGGCGCGGAGAAGCTGGCCGCCGACCTCGACTCGGCCGGGATCGAGGTGCTGCTCGACGACCGCAAGTCCTCGCCGGGCGTGAAGTTCGCCGACGCGGAGCTGGTCGGCGTGCCGACCATCCTCGTGGTCGGGCGCGGCCTGGCCAACGGACTGGTCGAGGTCAAGGACCGCCGCACCGGCGAGCGCGAAGAGATCGCAGTCGACTCGGTGGTGGACCACCTGGTCAAGCTCGTCCGCTCCTGA
- a CDS encoding bifunctional lysylphosphatidylglycerol flippase/synthetase MprF: MTTAAPAAGTADGAGTGGRGRAAEEPPRGRLAVLWHRLPFTTTVVLAMLVVAIATGTLWHAAEHQAGFHYYAYGLPSMQHGRWWTLATGPFFALRPLFYLPMVGTFALLAGFAEWQLGTRRAIAVTVGGQLVSTIAAIQFLELCRNSGWAWAGRIGGTLDVGFSGGTLAAIAVASAALRPPWRLRLRAGLCVYACIAIVYVGTLADLVHFFALLIALPLGHRLVGAARIKEAGRPGQRELRLMACAGLLLLTGAEVVMWLVPGEGPFGPSDAVSLSPVEILILCALVVPMLNGLRRGSRTAWRWTVALCLFAISQVLIVGGVVAMGRLMRTGYDAHGLSLFFVDNLFWTVELMLLIAARGAFRAPSRRRCRKLGRGGPDPAFARMLLGRNGGSTISWMTTWPQNAYFVASDGSSYLAYQRHAGVAVALGDPVAPDGSAARAVTEFTEMCENTGLVPCVFSATATTVAVTRELGWQHVQVAEDTLVDLEHLEFRGKAWQDVRSALNKAGKDGIEFRLVRLAEQPRAIRAQVRALSEEWIGDKGMPEMGFTLGGLDQAMDPATRVGLAIGADGTVHGVTSWLPVHTGAGTVGGWTLDVMRRRACGFRPVMEFLIASACLAFREEGARFVSLSGAPLARSRDTGPARAVERVLDALGEKMEPYYGFRSLHAFKAKFQPRHEPMYLAFRDEADLPRIGIALGRAYLPNAGLKDFAKLALKRQRVAGVEVDRSEAGTPR, encoded by the coding sequence ATGACAACAGCAGCGCCGGCGGCGGGGACCGCCGACGGTGCCGGCACGGGGGGACGCGGACGGGCGGCAGAGGAGCCGCCGCGCGGCCGGCTCGCTGTGCTCTGGCACCGGCTTCCGTTCACGACCACGGTTGTGCTCGCCATGCTCGTCGTGGCGATCGCGACCGGGACCCTGTGGCACGCGGCCGAGCACCAGGCGGGCTTCCACTACTACGCCTACGGCCTGCCCTCGATGCAGCACGGGCGCTGGTGGACGCTGGCCACCGGGCCGTTCTTCGCGCTGAGGCCGTTGTTCTACCTGCCGATGGTGGGGACTTTCGCGCTGCTGGCGGGCTTCGCGGAGTGGCAGCTCGGCACACGTCGCGCGATCGCCGTGACCGTGGGCGGGCAGCTGGTGTCCACGATCGCCGCGATCCAGTTCCTCGAGCTGTGCCGCAATTCCGGCTGGGCCTGGGCGGGGCGCATCGGGGGCACCCTCGACGTCGGCTTCTCCGGCGGCACGCTGGCGGCCATCGCCGTGGCCAGTGCCGCGTTGCGCCCGCCGTGGCGGCTCCGGCTTCGCGCCGGCCTGTGCGTGTACGCGTGCATTGCCATCGTGTACGTCGGGACGCTCGCCGACCTCGTGCACTTCTTCGCGCTCTTGATCGCCCTGCCGCTCGGCCACCGGCTCGTCGGAGCCGCGCGGATCAAGGAGGCGGGCCGGCCGGGACAGCGCGAGCTGCGCCTGATGGCGTGCGCCGGGCTGTTGCTGCTCACCGGCGCCGAGGTGGTGATGTGGCTGGTGCCCGGCGAAGGCCCGTTCGGCCCGTCCGACGCGGTTTCCCTGTCGCCGGTGGAGATCCTGATCCTGTGCGCGCTCGTGGTGCCGATGCTGAACGGCCTGCGCCGCGGCAGCCGCACGGCGTGGCGCTGGACCGTGGCGCTGTGTCTGTTCGCGATATCGCAGGTGCTCATCGTCGGCGGTGTGGTCGCCATGGGGCGGCTGATGCGCACGGGCTACGACGCCCACGGCCTCTCACTGTTCTTCGTGGACAATCTCTTCTGGACAGTCGAGCTGATGCTGCTGATCGCCGCGCGCGGCGCGTTCCGCGCGCCTTCACGGCGCCGCTGCCGCAAGCTCGGCCGCGGCGGCCCGGACCCGGCGTTCGCGCGGATGCTGCTGGGGCGCAACGGCGGCAGCACCATCTCGTGGATGACCACCTGGCCGCAGAACGCCTACTTCGTCGCCTCCGACGGCAGTTCCTACCTCGCCTACCAGCGTCACGCCGGCGTCGCGGTCGCGCTCGGCGACCCGGTCGCGCCGGACGGCTCAGCCGCCCGGGCCGTCACGGAGTTCACCGAGATGTGCGAGAACACCGGCCTCGTGCCGTGTGTGTTCTCCGCGACGGCGACCACCGTGGCCGTCACCCGTGAGCTGGGCTGGCAGCACGTGCAGGTCGCCGAGGACACCCTGGTCGACCTGGAGCACCTGGAATTCCGCGGCAAGGCATGGCAGGACGTGCGCTCGGCGCTCAACAAGGCGGGCAAGGACGGCATCGAGTTCCGGCTGGTGCGCCTGGCCGAACAGCCGCGCGCCATCCGCGCGCAGGTGCGCGCGCTGTCGGAGGAGTGGATCGGCGACAAGGGCATGCCGGAGATGGGGTTCACGCTCGGCGGGCTGGACCAGGCGATGGACCCGGCCACCCGGGTCGGGCTGGCGATCGGCGCCGACGGCACCGTGCACGGCGTCACGTCGTGGCTGCCGGTGCACACCGGCGCCGGCACGGTCGGCGGCTGGACGCTCGACGTGATGCGCCGCCGCGCCTGCGGTTTCCGCCCGGTGATGGAGTTCCTGATCGCCTCGGCCTGCCTCGCCTTCCGCGAGGAGGGGGCGCGGTTCGTGTCGCTTTCGGGCGCGCCGCTGGCCCGCAGCCGCGACACCGGCCCGGCGCGCGCGGTGGAGCGGGTGCTCGACGCGCTGGGCGAGAAGATGGAGCCGTACTACGGATTCCGTTCGCTGCACGCGTTCAAGGCGAAGTTCCAGCCCCGGCACGAGCCGATGTACCTCGCGTTCCGCGACGAGGCGGACCTGCCTCGGATCGGTATCGCGCTCGGCCGCGCCTACCTGCCGAACGCCGGGCTGAAGGACTTCGCGAAGCTCGCCCTCAAACGTCAGCGGGTGGCCGGCGTCGAGGTGGACCGGTCGGAAGCCGGCACGCCGCGGTAG
- a CDS encoding ferredoxin reductase, translating to MATLLPRRVRSLASLAEALLTPHGVDRYLELVDPMLVRREIRGRVTAVRRQTPDTVTFSVRPSRAWQDFNAGQYVRLTVEIDGVRRTRCYSPCGPQGGDLEFTVKADPQGLVSRHLQETTRVGTVFGLSQPDGEFTLPTPRPEKILLVSGGSGVTPVLAMVRTLVAEGHRGEIVFLHYSNTASDVLYREELDALAAAHPGLRVVHAHTHSRRGGNLHGFFTKKHLATAAPWYRDAETYLCGPKPLMDSVREQFGAEGLSERLHTEEFTAPPLTFDAAAAEGRVRFARSGRECDNSGKPLLEQAEDAGLSPEHGCRMGICFSCTQVKTAGRVRNARTGEVSGEENEEIQLCISVPVGDVEINA from the coding sequence ATGGCCACACTGCTCCCCCGCCGGGTACGCAGCCTCGCCTCGCTCGCCGAGGCACTGCTCACCCCCCACGGCGTGGACCGCTACCTGGAACTCGTCGACCCGATGCTGGTCCGCCGCGAGATCCGCGGGCGGGTCACGGCCGTCCGGCGCCAGACGCCGGACACGGTCACGTTCAGCGTCCGGCCCAGCCGCGCGTGGCAGGACTTCAACGCCGGCCAGTACGTGCGGCTGACCGTGGAGATCGACGGCGTGCGGCGCACCCGTTGCTACTCGCCGTGCGGCCCGCAGGGCGGCGACCTCGAGTTCACCGTGAAGGCCGACCCGCAGGGCCTGGTCTCCCGGCACCTGCAGGAGACCACCCGCGTCGGCACGGTCTTCGGACTGTCCCAACCGGACGGAGAGTTCACCCTGCCGACGCCGAGGCCGGAGAAGATCCTCCTGGTCAGCGGCGGCAGCGGGGTCACGCCGGTGCTCGCGATGGTGCGCACGCTCGTCGCCGAGGGACACCGGGGCGAAATCGTCTTCCTGCACTACTCCAACACCGCGTCCGACGTGCTCTACCGCGAGGAGCTGGACGCGCTCGCGGCGGCGCACCCGGGACTGCGCGTAGTGCACGCGCACACCCACAGCCGTCGCGGCGGGAACCTGCACGGCTTCTTCACGAAGAAGCACCTCGCCACGGCCGCGCCCTGGTACCGCGACGCCGAGACCTACCTCTGCGGCCCGAAGCCGCTGATGGACTCGGTCCGCGAGCAGTTCGGCGCCGAAGGATTGAGTGAACGGCTGCACACCGAAGAGTTCACGGCGCCGCCGTTGACCTTCGACGCGGCGGCCGCCGAGGGCCGGGTGCGCTTCGCGCGCAGCGGGCGCGAGTGCGACAACTCGGGCAAGCCGCTGCTGGAGCAGGCCGAGGACGCGGGCCTGTCGCCGGAGCACGGCTGCCGGATGGGCATCTGCTTCTCCTGCACCCAGGTCAAGACCGCCGGACGCGTGCGCAACGCCCGCACCGGCGAGGTCTCCGGCGAAGAGAACGAGGAAATCCAGCTCTGCATCAGCGTCCCCGTCGGGGACGTCGAGATCAACGCCTAG
- a CDS encoding secondary thiamine-phosphate synthase enzyme YjbQ, which yields MYSTEIEVHTGNTAVVHNLTHEAEKFLRDADCTDGLLHVWVPHATAGLAVLETGAGSDDDLLAALDDLLPRDGRWQHRHGSAGHGRDHVLPALVPPYATIPVLGGLLLLGTWQSICLVDTNVDNPVRRVRFSLLAG from the coding sequence ATGTACTCCACCGAAATCGAGGTGCACACCGGCAACACCGCCGTGGTGCACAACCTCACCCACGAGGCCGAGAAGTTCCTGCGCGACGCCGACTGCACCGACGGCCTGCTGCACGTGTGGGTGCCGCACGCCACCGCCGGGCTCGCGGTGCTGGAGACCGGCGCCGGGAGCGACGACGACCTGCTCGCCGCCCTCGACGACCTGCTCCCCCGCGACGGGCGCTGGCAACACCGGCACGGCAGCGCGGGCCACGGCCGTGACCACGTGCTGCCCGCGCTGGTGCCGCCGTACGCGACCATCCCGGTGCTGGGCGGGCTCCTGCTGCTGGGCACCTGGCAGTCGATCTGCCTGGTGGACACCAACGTGGACAACCCGGTCCGGCGGGTGCGGTTCAGCCTGCTCGCGGGCTGA
- a CDS encoding sensor histidine kinase, with protein sequence MTRSPHAVRRLLRPVPLRHTARETAWLVFAGAFSLVALVGVLAGVVAGVALSPLVVGPAVLAAVLDGARAVGAAHRRLAGTLLGVRVPAPRPVALEPGLWRWLKTRIGDPIAWRAVAYLLLRLPWTLVSLFLVGLMALYAGASISYLVLWFPLDGAVMPMFDIHSGAWAGTLLWAASGIAVLAVLPRTIHTLTTVDRVFVAGVLGQRRLSERVRDLEESRATAVEDAALRLRRIERDLHDGAQAQLVALAMRLGLAKEELGGEEVDVGQVRDLVTAAHANAKQALTELRDLARGIHPAALDAGLDVALSTLVATSGIDARVEVDLPRRPPPSVETIVYFSAAELLTNAAKHTRSRVRLALTENDGVLRLVVADTGTGGAAVIPGGGLAGLADRLRTVDGELSVASPPGGPTTVTAAVPLPR encoded by the coding sequence GTGACCAGGAGTCCCCACGCGGTGCGCCGGCTGCTGCGGCCGGTGCCGCTGCGCCACACCGCGCGCGAGACGGCGTGGCTGGTGTTCGCCGGCGCGTTCTCCCTGGTCGCGCTGGTCGGCGTGCTGGCCGGTGTGGTGGCCGGCGTCGCGCTCTCCCCGCTGGTCGTCGGACCGGCCGTGCTCGCGGCGGTGCTGGACGGCGCCCGGGCCGTCGGGGCCGCGCACCGGCGGCTGGCCGGCACACTGCTCGGCGTGCGGGTGCCCGCCCCGCGCCCGGTGGCGCTGGAGCCGGGGCTGTGGCGCTGGCTGAAAACACGGATCGGCGACCCGATCGCCTGGCGGGCCGTGGCGTACCTGCTGCTGCGGCTGCCGTGGACGCTGGTCAGCCTCTTCCTGGTGGGCCTGATGGCGCTGTACGCCGGTGCCTCGATCAGCTACCTCGTGCTGTGGTTTCCCCTCGACGGCGCGGTCATGCCGATGTTCGACATCCACAGCGGCGCCTGGGCGGGCACGCTGCTCTGGGCGGCGTCCGGGATCGCCGTGCTGGCCGTGCTGCCCCGGACGATCCACACGCTGACCACGGTCGACCGCGTGTTCGTGGCCGGCGTGCTGGGCCAGCGCCGGCTCAGCGAGCGGGTGCGCGACCTGGAAGAGAGCCGCGCGACCGCCGTCGAAGACGCGGCGCTGCGGCTGCGCCGGATCGAGCGGGACCTCCACGACGGCGCGCAGGCCCAGCTGGTCGCGCTCGCCATGCGGCTCGGGCTGGCGAAGGAGGAGCTGGGCGGCGAGGAGGTCGACGTCGGCCAGGTCCGGGACCTGGTGACCGCCGCGCACGCCAACGCCAAGCAGGCGCTGACCGAGCTGCGCGACCTCGCCCGCGGCATCCACCCGGCCGCGCTCGACGCGGGCCTGGACGTGGCACTGTCCACTTTGGTCGCGACGTCCGGGATCGACGCGCGGGTCGAGGTCGACCTGCCCCGCCGTCCGCCGCCCTCGGTCGAGACGATCGTCTACTTCAGCGCGGCCGAGCTGCTCACGAACGCCGCGAAGCACACACGTTCCCGGGTCCGGCTGGCGCTCACCGAAAACGACGGCGTGCTGCGGCTGGTCGTCGCCGACACCGGCACGGGCGGCGCGGCGGTGATACCGGGCGGCGGCCTCGCCGGGCTCGCGGACCGGCTGCGGACGGTCGACGGCGAACTGTCCGTCGCCAGCCCGCCCGGCGGGCCCACCACCGTCACCGCGGCGGTGCCGTTGCCTCGCTAG
- a CDS encoding response regulator transcription factor has protein sequence MRIVIAEDSTILRHGLVELLTLRGHEVAAAVKDAVALRAAVLEHEPDVSIVDIRMPPTHTDEGLRAAIALRSEQPGRAILLFSQYVETKYAAQLLADRAGGVGYLLKDRVAEVSDFLDALRRVAAGETVLDPEVVSQLFSVTRRSGALAELTARERQVLGLMAEGRSNSAIAGALFVSAGSVEKYVTSIFGKLGLPPSEGDNRRVLAVLRYLGS, from the coding sequence GTGCGGATCGTCATCGCGGAGGATTCGACCATCCTGCGCCACGGGCTCGTCGAACTGCTCACGCTGCGCGGGCACGAAGTCGCCGCAGCCGTGAAGGACGCCGTGGCGTTACGCGCCGCCGTCCTCGAACACGAGCCCGACGTGTCCATTGTGGACATCCGGATGCCGCCGACGCACACCGACGAAGGCTTGCGCGCGGCGATCGCGCTGCGCAGCGAGCAGCCGGGGCGGGCGATCCTGCTGTTCTCGCAGTACGTCGAGACGAAGTACGCGGCGCAGCTGCTGGCCGACCGCGCCGGCGGCGTCGGCTACCTGCTGAAGGACCGCGTCGCCGAGGTCTCGGACTTCCTCGACGCGCTGCGCCGGGTGGCCGCCGGGGAAACCGTGCTGGACCCGGAGGTGGTGAGCCAGCTCTTCAGCGTCACCCGCCGCTCCGGCGCGCTGGCGGAGCTGACCGCGCGTGAGCGGCAGGTGCTGGGCCTGATGGCCGAGGGCCGGTCGAACTCCGCGATCGCCGGCGCCCTGTTCGTCTCGGCGGGCTCGGTGGAGAAGTACGTGACGAGCATCTTCGGCAAGCTCGGGCTGCCGCCGTCCGAGGGCGACAACCGGCGGGTCCTCGCCGTGCTCCGGTACCTGGGCTCCTGA
- a CDS encoding HAD family hydrolase, which translates to MTSTHPHRLVLWDIDHTLVDYSGVGLRWYTAALLAATGTELSAHPDFGGNTERAISGDLLTSHGIEPDEETIQRLWAELIAISERESATLHERGRALDGAAAALAAMAGHGGVVQTLVTGNLPEISVHKLAAFGLDEHLDLAIGGYGSLSAHRPDLVPHAVSAAAAKHAATFAPDAVVVIGDTPADVGAALDNGAVSVAVATGRYSAEELRAAGAHTVLADLSDLDSVRKAVLG; encoded by the coding sequence GTGACGAGTACACACCCGCACCGGCTGGTGCTCTGGGACATCGACCACACCCTCGTGGACTACAGCGGCGTCGGCCTCCGCTGGTACACGGCGGCGCTCCTCGCGGCCACGGGCACCGAGCTGAGCGCGCACCCGGACTTCGGCGGCAACACCGAGCGCGCGATCAGCGGCGACCTCCTGACCAGCCACGGGATCGAGCCGGACGAGGAGACGATCCAGCGGCTGTGGGCCGAGCTGATCGCCATCTCCGAGCGTGAGAGCGCCACGCTGCACGAGCGTGGCCGGGCCCTCGACGGCGCCGCGGCCGCGTTGGCGGCCATGGCGGGGCACGGCGGCGTGGTGCAGACGCTCGTCACCGGCAACCTGCCGGAGATCTCCGTGCACAAGCTCGCGGCGTTCGGCCTCGACGAGCACCTGGACCTGGCGATCGGCGGTTACGGCTCGCTCTCGGCGCACCGTCCGGACCTCGTGCCGCACGCCGTTTCCGCCGCGGCTGCCAAGCACGCCGCCACCTTCGCCCCGGACGCCGTGGTGGTCATCGGGGACACCCCGGCCGACGTCGGGGCCGCGCTCGACAACGGCGCCGTCTCGGTCGCCGTCGCGACCGGGCGTTACAGCGCGGAGGAACTGCGGGCCGCCGGCGCCCATACGGTGCTGGCCGATCTGAGCGATCTGGACTCGGTGCGCAAGGCGGTACTCGGCTGA